One window from the genome of Synechococcus sp. PROS-7-1 encodes:
- a CDS encoding GTP-binding protein encodes MKQQTRWLLAGAAALIALMVIGLVLQAIRNLLWDLSYWLPPWLVGPVLLIGTILLVAALIQVGVPLVKRWKQGRHAQGAGASRPVPPSNRREAARQSLDSVDRLLARLQDDVARRSLLEERERVARQLDRGDLEVVVFGTGSSGKTSLIRALLKDIVGDVGASMGSTSESRSYRLRLKGLERGVLLVDTPGILEGGQDGRTREQQARQRASRADLMLVVVDGDLRSQELAIVQSLSGLGKRLLLVLNKCDLRGEEEERRLMLLLRERCLGWLPPDDVVGTSAAPQSLPRPGQKPWQPPAEVGQLLRRLAVVLHQDGEELLADNILLQCRSLGETGRTLLDQQREEEARRIVDRYTWISAGVVAATPLPGVDLLGTAAVNAQMVMEVAGVFGIQLTRTRAQDLALSVGRTLAGLGVVKGGVAIIGTALSVNLPTLLLGRAVQGVAAGWLTRIAGASFITFFQQDQDWGDGGVQDVVQRHYDLNRRDRSLREFLETALRRVVDPLQQEAKKRLPPRPGLRAEADASDRGYQEP; translated from the coding sequence ATGAAACAGCAGACCCGCTGGCTATTGGCAGGAGCTGCGGCTCTGATCGCACTGATGGTGATTGGCCTGGTGCTTCAGGCCATCCGCAACCTGCTTTGGGATCTCAGCTATTGGTTACCACCATGGCTCGTTGGGCCCGTGCTTCTCATCGGCACCATCCTTCTGGTGGCCGCATTGATCCAAGTGGGTGTTCCGTTGGTCAAACGCTGGAAGCAGGGACGCCACGCCCAGGGTGCGGGGGCATCCCGTCCAGTCCCGCCAAGCAATCGACGGGAAGCAGCCCGTCAAAGCCTCGACAGTGTGGACCGACTTCTCGCTCGACTGCAGGACGATGTGGCACGCCGGTCGTTGCTCGAGGAGCGGGAACGCGTGGCCCGACAACTCGACCGTGGCGATCTGGAAGTGGTGGTGTTCGGGACAGGATCAAGTGGAAAAACATCCCTGATCCGTGCCCTGTTGAAGGACATCGTGGGCGACGTGGGGGCATCCATGGGATCCACCAGTGAAAGCCGCTCCTATCGCCTGAGGCTGAAAGGATTGGAGCGAGGCGTGCTTCTTGTTGATACGCCTGGAATCCTTGAAGGAGGACAGGACGGACGCACCCGCGAACAACAGGCCAGACAACGGGCATCGCGCGCTGATCTGATGCTGGTCGTTGTGGATGGTGATCTGCGCAGCCAGGAACTGGCCATCGTTCAGAGTCTCTCCGGACTTGGCAAAAGGCTCTTGCTCGTGCTCAACAAGTGCGACCTCCGCGGTGAGGAAGAGGAGCGACGGCTGATGCTGCTCTTGCGTGAACGCTGCCTGGGTTGGCTTCCCCCCGACGATGTTGTCGGGACCAGCGCAGCACCCCAGTCGTTGCCAAGACCAGGACAAAAACCATGGCAGCCCCCCGCAGAGGTCGGGCAACTGCTTCGACGTCTCGCTGTCGTCCTGCATCAGGACGGCGAAGAGCTTCTTGCTGACAACATTCTTCTCCAGTGCCGATCGCTCGGTGAAACCGGCCGAACCCTTCTTGATCAACAGAGAGAAGAGGAAGCCCGTCGCATTGTTGATCGCTACACCTGGATCAGCGCTGGGGTGGTGGCAGCGACTCCTCTACCAGGAGTGGACCTGCTCGGCACTGCCGCAGTCAATGCCCAGATGGTGATGGAAGTGGCAGGTGTTTTTGGCATTCAGCTCACCCGCACCAGGGCCCAAGACCTAGCCCTCTCCGTGGGAAGAACGTTGGCAGGCCTTGGTGTCGTCAAAGGTGGGGTGGCCATCATTGGAACGGCACTGAGTGTGAACCTCCCCACGCTCCTGCTTGGACGAGCCGTTCAGGGCGTCGCAGCTGGATGGCTCACCAGAATTGCCGGTGCCAGCTTCATCACGTTCTTTCAGCAGGATCAAGACTGGGGAGATGGTGGCGTCCAAGACGTTGTTCAGAGGCATTACGACCTCAACCGTCGTGATCGCTCACTGCGGGAGTTTCTTGAGACAGCGCTACGACGGGTGGTCGACCCACTTCAGCA
- the lspA gene encoding signal peptidase II, whose product MNASESAVRRNRRSLRRESLLLISVGMVILDQWSKHWARSALILGRPVPFIPGFLQFRLVHNTGAAFSLFTDSTLFLGALSLLVTLGVTAWIWSQPKRCYWMGLALAFLLGGTLGNGIDRWRLGHVTDFLELVPIQFPIFNWADVVINFAVVCFAVDAFRERHGQADS is encoded by the coding sequence ATGAACGCAAGCGAAAGCGCCGTCAGACGGAATCGTCGTTCGCTGCGGCGCGAATCACTCCTTCTGATCAGCGTTGGGATGGTGATCCTTGATCAGTGGAGCAAGCACTGGGCACGTTCCGCATTGATCCTCGGCAGGCCAGTGCCGTTCATCCCCGGATTTCTGCAATTTCGTCTTGTGCACAACACTGGTGCAGCCTTCAGTTTGTTCACAGACTCCACGCTGTTTCTCGGCGCTCTCAGCCTGTTAGTGACGCTTGGAGTCACCGCATGGATCTGGAGTCAGCCAAAGCGTTGTTACTGGATGGGTCTTGCTTTGGCATTTCTGCTTGGAGGAACCCTCGGTAATGGCATCGATCGTTGGCGTCTCGGCCACGTCACCGATTTTCTTGAACTGGTGCCGATCCAGTTCCCGATCTTCAACTGGGCTGATGTCGTCATCAATTTCGCCGTCGTCTGCTTCGCCGTCGACGCCTTCCGTGAACGCCATGGCCAAGCTGACTCCTAA
- a CDS encoding transglycosylase domain-containing protein yields the protein MAKLTPNQPAAARLTIHQHDRPDQTLHLHGEGYRIGRDHGLEICIEHPAVSRQHALLQKRKQQWCLVDQGSTNGLWWKGRRVREIELKDGDQISLAPATEAGAPSLQFENPADRGGQRIRRWLGIALLLALGGSGALLLLAGLDVPVRGRLATVRGPVAIYDGNNKPLDSVDSSRHRELATLSDFSPSLINALLSSEDNRFWWHPGVDPIGTVRAFATNLTGGRVLEGGSSLTQQLARSLYPDLVGEGDTLGRKWRELLVALQLESRFSKGELLLSYLNRVYLGVGWGFDDASRTFFNKSAGSLSVEEAALLVGLLPSPNGHDPCQFPQRALEARNRVLNKMADAGRLSLDQARAARRQPIQLAKNACSKQATRRSAPFYTDQVRRDLTALVGPEVAAEGNFLIETHLDPVLQSVIERRLRNLVRNAGGLGVSEGAAVVIDSRSGGVLAIAGGRDYRFSQFNRASMALRQPGSTFKLMTYLAALDKGMKPTESIDCSAMEWGGQRFESPCNGRLTLTSAFASSSNTAALRLAKRVGLEQVVRQARALGITTPLDPVPGLALGQSEVRLIELTSAYAAVVNKGQWKPPTTIRRLMDAETCRQDNLRGCGSLTGAQDNSLNAGRQAIRPDVAKQMQAMLRAVVRNGTGTGASLGGEEGGKTGTTNDGRDLLFIGYEPSRHWVLGIWLGNDDNSPSASSSALAASLWGEIMRSAGRGGLNTR from the coding sequence ATGGCCAAGCTGACTCCTAACCAACCGGCCGCAGCACGGCTGACGATCCATCAGCACGATCGCCCCGATCAAACCCTTCACCTTCACGGGGAGGGGTACCGAATTGGTCGCGATCATGGCCTGGAGATCTGCATCGAGCATCCCGCAGTCAGCCGCCAGCACGCCTTGCTTCAGAAGCGTAAACAGCAGTGGTGCCTTGTTGATCAAGGCTCAACCAATGGCCTCTGGTGGAAGGGCCGCAGGGTCAGGGAAATCGAATTAAAAGACGGTGACCAAATCAGCCTGGCTCCCGCCACGGAAGCCGGAGCCCCATCCCTGCAGTTTGAAAACCCAGCTGATCGTGGTGGACAACGCATCCGGCGCTGGCTTGGCATCGCACTTCTGCTGGCACTTGGGGGATCGGGTGCTCTGCTTCTTCTTGCTGGTCTGGATGTGCCCGTCCGTGGCCGACTGGCCACGGTGCGTGGACCGGTGGCCATCTATGACGGCAACAACAAACCTCTCGATTCCGTTGATTCCAGCCGTCACCGGGAATTGGCAACTCTCTCCGACTTTTCACCCTCGCTGATCAACGCCTTGCTCAGCAGTGAGGACAATCGTTTCTGGTGGCACCCAGGGGTTGATCCCATTGGGACCGTGCGTGCGTTCGCCACCAACCTCACCGGTGGACGGGTTCTGGAAGGGGGAAGCAGCCTCACCCAGCAATTGGCCAGAAGCCTTTACCCGGATCTGGTGGGCGAGGGAGACACCCTGGGCCGGAAGTGGAGAGAACTGCTGGTCGCCCTGCAACTGGAGAGTCGCTTCAGCAAGGGTGAACTGCTCTTGAGCTATCTCAACAGGGTGTACCTCGGGGTGGGGTGGGGGTTCGACGATGCCTCCCGAACCTTTTTCAACAAATCTGCTGGGTCGCTTTCGGTGGAGGAAGCAGCGCTGTTGGTGGGCCTTTTGCCCTCGCCTAATGGCCACGACCCTTGTCAGTTTCCACAGAGAGCTCTCGAAGCGCGCAACAGGGTTCTCAACAAGATGGCGGATGCCGGGCGGCTCTCCCTGGATCAAGCCCGCGCGGCCCGTCGTCAGCCCATTCAGCTTGCCAAAAATGCTTGCAGCAAACAGGCCACGCGTCGCTCAGCTCCCTTCTACACCGATCAGGTCAGGAGGGACTTAACGGCTTTGGTAGGCCCCGAAGTGGCAGCTGAGGGCAACTTCCTGATCGAAACACACCTCGATCCGGTACTTCAGAGCGTGATTGAACGACGCTTGCGCAACCTGGTCAGGAATGCCGGCGGGCTGGGTGTCAGTGAGGGTGCTGCCGTCGTGATCGACAGTCGCAGTGGTGGTGTGCTCGCGATTGCCGGTGGACGCGACTACCGCTTCAGCCAGTTCAACCGTGCCTCCATGGCCCTGCGACAGCCAGGGAGCACCTTCAAGCTCATGACCTACCTGGCTGCTCTGGACAAGGGGATGAAGCCCACCGAGAGCATCGACTGCAGCGCCATGGAATGGGGCGGACAGCGGTTTGAAAGTCCCTGCAATGGTCGTCTGACGCTCACCAGCGCTTTCGCATCAAGCAGCAACACCGCAGCCCTGCGCCTTGCCAAGCGTGTGGGACTGGAGCAAGTGGTGCGTCAAGCACGGGCCCTGGGCATCACCACCCCTCTCGATCCCGTCCCTGGATTGGCGCTGGGGCAGAGCGAAGTGCGCTTGATCGAGCTCACCAGTGCCTACGCCGCCGTGGTCAACAAAGGCCAATGGAAACCACCCACCACGATCCGCCGTTTGATGGATGCTGAAACCTGCCGGCAGGACAATCTGCGTGGATGCGGAAGTCTCACTGGGGCGCAAGACAACAGCCTGAATGCTGGGCGTCAGGCCATCCGTCCTGACGTTGCCAAACAAATGCAGGCCATGCTGCGAGCGGTGGTGAGAAATGGAACAGGCACCGGAGCGTCCCTGGGAGGGGAAGAAGGAGGAAAGACCGGAACCACCAATGATGGTCGCGATCTTCTGTTCATCGGCTACGAACCAAGTCGTCACTGGGTACTGGGAATCTGGCTCGGCAACGACGACAACAGTCCCTCAGCCAGCTCGAGTGCGCTGGCAGCGTCTCTGTGGGGGGAAATCATGCGTTCTGCAGGACGCGGCGGGCTGAATACGCGATAA
- a CDS encoding pitrilysin family protein yields the protein MGLCHGTLTAISSGPALEHLTLSNKSTLVSAELPGAELTCLDFWCRGGSFWERNGEEGIAHFLEHMVFKGSERLQPGDFDRQIEALGGTSNAATGFDDVHFHVLVPPKETPAALDLLLDLVLHPSLDLDAFAMEREVVLEEISQYRDQPDDLVFQRVLELCFPEHPYGRPVLGLDSSLKAMDPSGMRRFHQRRYQGPNCCLAVAGAIPTDLINQVRGSALTALSDGADTAAPNAPDERGGTAEQLPFQSGRECQSFPRLESARLLMVWPTAAASDPIGVAGADLATTILSEGRRSRLVQLLREDLQIVESIDMDVTTLEQGSLVMLEACCPEEQLPRVEQEIREELQRSAEEPVLEEERKRAFQLVGNGYRFSLEAPGSVAGCAGSQAVWGRQRQLLEPLKDLEEWSATALQERVMQRLQADQACTLIARPSESS from the coding sequence ATGGGACTTTGCCACGGGACCCTGACAGCGATCTCATCCGGTCCTGCACTGGAACACCTCACTCTCTCGAACAAAAGCACCCTGGTGTCAGCGGAACTTCCGGGTGCTGAACTCACCTGCCTGGATTTCTGGTGTCGGGGAGGAAGCTTCTGGGAACGCAACGGTGAAGAGGGCATCGCTCACTTTCTCGAACACATGGTGTTCAAGGGGAGTGAGCGGTTGCAACCCGGAGACTTCGATCGCCAAATAGAGGCGCTCGGCGGCACCAGTAATGCCGCCACCGGGTTCGATGACGTGCACTTCCACGTTCTTGTTCCACCCAAGGAGACACCAGCAGCGTTGGACCTGCTTCTGGATCTGGTTTTGCACCCCTCACTCGACCTGGATGCTTTCGCGATGGAGCGCGAAGTCGTGCTCGAGGAAATTTCCCAGTACCGCGACCAACCCGATGATCTGGTTTTTCAGCGGGTGCTGGAACTCTGCTTTCCCGAACATCCCTATGGCCGTCCCGTTCTCGGACTCGACTCCAGCTTGAAAGCGATGGATCCCTCGGGAATGCGTCGCTTTCACCAACGGCGCTATCAGGGTCCGAACTGTTGCCTTGCCGTAGCTGGAGCCATTCCCACGGACCTCATCAACCAAGTCAGGGGGAGCGCGCTCACAGCATTGAGCGATGGTGCTGATACCGCAGCCCCGAACGCTCCTGATGAAAGAGGGGGTACAGCGGAACAGCTGCCTTTTCAAAGCGGAAGGGAGTGCCAGAGCTTTCCCAGGCTGGAATCAGCACGCCTATTGATGGTCTGGCCAACCGCTGCGGCCTCGGATCCCATCGGGGTCGCGGGGGCGGACCTGGCGACCACGATTCTGTCCGAAGGTCGCCGGAGCCGGCTGGTGCAACTTCTTCGCGAAGATTTGCAGATCGTCGAGTCCATCGACATGGACGTGACGACCCTCGAGCAGGGAAGCCTTGTGATGCTTGAGGCATGCTGCCCTGAAGAGCAACTGCCGCGGGTTGAACAGGAAATCAGAGAGGAACTGCAGCGCAGCGCCGAGGAACCTGTGCTCGAGGAGGAACGGAAGCGAGCTTTCCAACTGGTGGGCAATGGATACCGATTCAGCCTTGAGGCCCCTGGCTCGGTAGCGGGCTGCGCGGGCTCCCAAGCCGTATGGGGACGGCAGCGTCAGCTGCTCGAACCTCTCAAAGATCTCGAAGAGTGGAGCGCGACGGCCCTCCAAGAGCGTGTGATGCAGCGGCTCCAGGCAGACCAGGCATGCACCTTGATCGCCCGACCATCGGAATCATCATGA
- a CDS encoding biotin transporter BioY — protein MRALATWSGAVAGLFLILVGSLIQAALVVPLPELPPPVLPLPSTWQVPALLLCSLVAGPRAGVIASVAYLTIGLVDLPVFYGGGGFAYVLTPGFGYLAGFIPAAWLTGRLAMQSGMNDIPRLTLAAMAGLLIIQLCGLLNLLLGAGLGRWQQPLAELLFSYSLGPLVAQLALCCAAGLLARCMRGLLWVE, from the coding sequence GTGCGGGCTCTGGCCACATGGAGCGGCGCTGTCGCCGGTCTGTTCTTGATTCTTGTGGGCAGCCTGATCCAGGCGGCTCTGGTGGTTCCCCTGCCTGAGCTGCCTCCACCTGTGCTGCCTTTGCCCAGCACCTGGCAGGTGCCAGCCCTTCTTTTGTGTTCTCTGGTTGCAGGGCCTCGCGCCGGTGTAATCGCCTCAGTTGCGTATCTGACCATCGGCCTTGTGGATCTGCCTGTGTTTTACGGAGGCGGCGGTTTTGCTTACGTGCTCACGCCTGGATTCGGATACCTAGCTGGATTCATCCCGGCCGCGTGGCTGACCGGTCGTTTAGCCATGCAGAGCGGCATGAATGACATCCCCCGGCTCACGCTGGCTGCCATGGCCGGTTTGCTCATCATTCAGCTCTGCGGCCTGCTCAATCTCCTTTTGGGGGCGGGACTCGGTCGCTGGCAGCAACCCTTGGCTGAGCTGTTGTTCAGCTACAGCCTCGGCCCTTTGGTCGCGCAGCTGGCCCTTTGCTGCGCAGCAGGTTTATTGGCCCGATGCATGCGTGGTCTGTTGTGGGTGGAATGA
- a CDS encoding pitrilysin family protein, with the protein MSGFTEVVIDPIATTGVLSAKLWIRRGSGDDPLGQRGGHQLLGSVLSRGCGPLDHVQLADLVEGCGAGLRCDTHEDGILVSLKCTQNDADRLLPILGWMLQRPHLNPAQIALEKELSLQALQRQQEDPFQRAFDGWRQLAYGKGPYGHDPLGVTADVEALDQNQLIALAAAINDGGSVLALSGTIPEGLQDILQGLGDGEPQASSQGESAVDNGSQKLGQTSTLNSVETEQVVLMLGQATLPHGHPDDLALRVLQAHLGSGMSSLLFRRLREDHGVAYDVGLHHPARQRSAPFVMHASTGVERAQLTLELLMRSWEELLDSVIEQTDLDLAMAKFRGQLAHASQTTGQRAERRAQLRALGLPDDHDRRCVDQLNSLSGVALKTVALQHLKQPILSLCGPASSLSMLESVWGDGPFHSAEA; encoded by the coding sequence ATGAGCGGCTTCACTGAGGTGGTCATCGACCCGATCGCAACCACCGGAGTCCTTTCCGCAAAGCTTTGGATCCGTCGCGGTAGCGGTGACGATCCCTTGGGCCAGCGCGGTGGCCATCAACTTCTTGGTTCCGTTCTCAGTCGTGGTTGTGGACCGCTGGACCATGTTCAACTGGCGGATCTAGTGGAAGGCTGCGGGGCAGGGCTTCGTTGCGATACCCACGAAGATGGAATCCTGGTCAGCCTCAAATGCACGCAAAACGATGCCGACAGGCTGCTGCCGATCCTTGGGTGGATGCTGCAGCGGCCCCATCTGAATCCGGCTCAGATTGCGTTGGAAAAGGAACTCAGCCTGCAGGCCCTTCAACGACAGCAGGAGGATCCGTTCCAGCGTGCCTTTGATGGCTGGCGACAGCTCGCCTACGGCAAAGGCCCATACGGACACGACCCTCTCGGCGTCACTGCCGATGTGGAGGCCCTGGATCAAAACCAGCTGATAGCCCTTGCAGCCGCAATCAACGATGGGGGGTCTGTCCTGGCCCTCTCAGGGACCATCCCTGAGGGACTTCAGGACATCCTGCAAGGTTTGGGGGATGGAGAACCCCAAGCAAGCTCACAGGGGGAATCAGCCGTGGACAACGGATCACAGAAACTGGGTCAAACATCGACCCTGAACAGTGTTGAGACCGAACAAGTTGTACTGATGCTCGGGCAGGCAACCTTGCCCCATGGCCATCCGGATGATCTGGCCTTGAGGGTGCTTCAGGCCCATTTGGGATCAGGGATGTCCAGCCTGCTGTTCAGACGTTTACGCGAAGACCATGGTGTCGCTTATGACGTAGGACTTCACCATCCAGCGAGGCAGCGTTCAGCTCCCTTTGTGATGCACGCATCCACCGGGGTGGAGCGGGCGCAGCTGACCCTCGAACTGTTGATGCGGAGTTGGGAGGAACTTTTGGACTCCGTGATCGAACAAACTGATCTCGATTTGGCAATGGCGAAGTTCCGGGGGCAGCTGGCCCACGCGTCCCAGACGACAGGCCAGAGGGCGGAGCGACGCGCCCAGCTCCGAGCCCTTGGGCTTCCGGACGATCACGATCGCCGTTGCGTCGATCAACTCAACAGTCTCAGTGGTGTGGCACTCAAAACTGTGGCTCTACAGCATTTGAAGCAGCCGATCCTCAGTCTGTGTGGACCTGCTTCCTCTCTCAGCATGCTCGAATCCGTTTGGGGGGACGGACCGTTTCATTCAGCTGAAGCTTGA
- a CDS encoding DUF3148 domain-containing protein, giving the protein MWPEPARAVVSLHHPAVRGTHCPAPMAVSIGDQVRLLRAQPFLKSADPMPMLRPPDLVDLDEVGTVIALHPGESVAVRFSRGTFLLATDVLAPISDQASAE; this is encoded by the coding sequence ATGTGGCCAGAGCCCGCACGGGCAGTCGTCAGCTTGCACCATCCTGCTGTAAGAGGAACACATTGCCCAGCTCCTATGGCCGTTTCCATTGGTGACCAAGTACGACTGCTACGTGCCCAGCCCTTTCTGAAGTCAGCGGATCCAATGCCAATGCTCCGCCCACCCGATCTGGTGGATCTTGATGAAGTGGGAACGGTGATTGCGCTCCATCCCGGAGAGTCTGTCGCGGTGCGTTTTTCCCGAGGAACGTTTCTCCTGGCGACGGACGTGCTGGCTCCCATCTCAGATCAAGCTTCAGCTGAATGA
- a CDS encoding phycocyanobilin:ferredoxin oxidoreductase: MPESSSGPELHPLVVSLSECIRQCREGLPDLQDLAVPADLEQIIGSLDGEALFISNEVHRCRGLRKLHLETARLGVGLQILHCVFFPDPRFDLPVFGADIVASPAGISAAIVDLSPVGGHLPVAIEEALSNINIPAFEQVRDLPAWATIFSPFVRFIRPANHEEQDWFVELVETYLGILSRAVERAQPTASSDPLTLARYHGQVSYCQQQKRNDKTRRVLEKAFGTIWADRYIEELLFDEPVCP, translated from the coding sequence ATGCCTGAGTCCTCGAGCGGCCCGGAGCTTCATCCGTTGGTGGTGTCCTTATCCGAGTGCATCCGTCAGTGTCGCGAGGGGCTTCCCGATCTCCAGGACCTTGCGGTTCCAGCCGATCTTGAGCAGATCATCGGCAGTCTTGATGGTGAGGCTTTGTTCATCAGCAATGAGGTGCACCGCTGTCGCGGACTGCGCAAGCTGCATCTCGAAACGGCCCGACTCGGAGTCGGGCTGCAAATCCTTCACTGCGTGTTCTTTCCCGACCCCCGTTTCGATCTCCCCGTGTTCGGAGCCGACATCGTTGCCAGTCCAGCTGGTATTTCCGCGGCGATCGTTGATCTTTCACCAGTGGGTGGCCACTTGCCCGTAGCCATCGAGGAAGCCCTCAGCAACATCAACATCCCCGCGTTTGAACAGGTCCGCGACCTCCCTGCTTGGGCAACGATTTTTTCACCATTTGTGCGCTTTATCCGTCCTGCGAATCACGAGGAACAGGATTGGTTTGTTGAGCTTGTTGAGACCTATCTGGGCATCTTGAGCCGTGCTGTGGAGCGTGCACAACCAACGGCTTCCAGCGATCCGCTTACGCTTGCCCGTTATCACGGGCAGGTGTCGTATTGCCAGCAACAGAAACGCAACGACAAAACTCGTCGGGTTCTGGAAAAGGCCTTCGGGACGATCTGGGCCGACCGATACATCGAAGAGCTTCTTTTCGACGAACCGGTTTGTCCATGA